The DNA window CGCCGTCGCGATGCTCGTAGGGTCCGTTGGCTCGACGCCGAAAAGGACACCAGCAAGCACGCGGCCGAAGGCGACTGCCGCCAGCACTCCGACGATCGTCCCGAGCACCACCGGCGCCAAGCCACGCTGGAACACCTCGCCGAGCACGCGCGTCGGCGACGCACCGAGCGCGACGCGAATCGCGTATTCGGCGCGGCGGCGCGCCACGGAGTACGACACCACGCCATAGACGCCGATGGCGCCAAGCGCGAGGGCCAGCGCGCCGAAGAGCGTGAGGAAGAAGCGAAGCCGCAGTGGCTGTGCGAGCGCGGTCGCGAGCACCTGGTCCATCGTCTCGATTCGCGCGACGGCAACCTGTGGATCCAATTCGGCGGCCGCGCGCCGGACGGCCGTCGTTAGGCTCGCCGGATCACCGTTCGAACGGACGACGAGCACCGCGCCATCGGGCGCGGTGTGCTGCTCGAGAGGAACCCACATCGTGAACGGAATCTCGCCCGTCATCGTGGTCATGCGCGTCTCGGCGGCAACGCCGACAATCGTGCGCGAGATAATCGTTCCGGTGTAGCCCGTGTTGATGTGCTTGCCGATTGCGCTCTGTCCGGGCCACATGCGACGGGCGAAGGATTCACTGATCACCGTCACCGGCAGCGAACCCGCGACGTCGGTGGAATCGATGCCGCGCCCTTCGCGAAGGTGCATGCCCATCGCGCGGAAGAGTGCCGGTGTCGCTGTGCGATAGAGACTGTTGGGTCGCTTGGGCCCCTCGAGCTCGGGATGGCCCTCCGGCAGCACGGGACCCTGAAAGCCGCCATCGCGCACCGGCAGCCGATTCGTTAGGCCGGCCGCGGTGACGCCAGGCATCGCACTCACACGGGCAGCGAGATCGCGGACGAACTGCCGCCGTGATTCGGCCGGCTCATTCTCGCTTGGCATGAGTGTGAACGTCGACACGCCGCGCGGGTCGAAGCCGAGGTCGAGCGACCGGAGTCGCTCGACGGAGCGAACGAGCAACGTCGCACCCGCGACGAGCAATACCGCAAGCGTCACCTGACCGGCGACGAGCGCGCCGTGGATGCGCTTGGTGCTGCGTCGGAGGCCCATTTCGCTGCGCTCGCGATTCAGGCCGCCGATCGCATCGAGCCGGCCGCGAAGCACATTGCGCATCGGCGCCAGCGCGATCGACGTCGCCACGACGAGCGCCAGAATGAACGCCGCGACGAATGTCACCCAACCCATCGTGACCGCTTCGTCCAGGCCGCCCTGAAGAGGCAGACTGGCGATCAACACACCGAATCCACCGACGGCAATCGCGGTGCCAAGCACCGCCGCGCCAAGTGCGAGGACGAACGCCTCGGTGAGAATCTGGCGCGCGAGCCTTCGATGATTGGCGCCTAACGCGACGCGGACCGCGAGCTCGCCGGTACGGTCGCTCGTTCGGGCGAGGATGAGGGCCGCGGCGTTGGCGCAGGCAATGAGCAGCAGCAACGTCACGGCGCCAAAGAGCAACAGCACAGCGCCCCTGACGTTACCGAGGAGGTAAGTGCGGACCGGTAGCGAGCTGGGATTCTTCGCCTTGTCCCAGCCTACCGTGTATGTGTATTGCGCACCTAACGCACGACCGATTCGTTGGATATCGCTCTGTACGAGCTCTGGTGCGACACCGGCACGGATGCGGCCGAGGAGCGTCAGGTAGCCGACGTCGTGATAAAACGAAGTCGACGCGTCGAGCTGCAGCGGCCGCCACGCGCGCATCTCGGGGGTTGGGAAATAAAAACCCTTGGGCATCACGCCGACGACAGTCACAGGCTTGCCGTCGAGAACCAGCTGATGGCCGATCACGTGCGGGTCGGCACCGAGGTCCTGCTTCCACATTCCGTAGCTGATGACGATCACCAGCGGCGCTCCAGGGCGATCGTCCTCCACGTTCAGCGTGCGGCCTTGATAGGCGTGGGTCCCGAGGACGTCAAAGAGCGACGATGTCGCAACGGTGTAACCGAGCAATTTGGCGTCGCCAGGGTCGTTCGCGCTCACGTGATACGGCGCCCCATTGGTGGAGAACGCAGCCACAGCCTCGAACACCCCGGGTCGCGCTCGCACGAAATCGTACTCTTCGCCGCGCCAGTCGTAGTCCATCCAGAAGATCCGGACGTTTTCCTCGTGCGCGTAGGGAAGTGGCCGAAGGAGCAGCGCGTTGACGACGCTCAATAGCGCGACGGTGGCGCCGATCCCGAGTCCCAGCGTGAGGATGACGGTGGCGGTGAACGTCAATCGGCGGCGCATCTGCCTAACGGCATGCCGGACGTCGGCGGCGAATTCGCTAGCGAGACGGGTGAGCACGTGGACCTCCGGGGTGACCCCTGTAAGACAGCGGCACTGAGAAAAAGGGTTGACGTCCGTCCCATGTGATCACCATCCTGAGAAGCATATGGCTCTCGTCGCGTTCTTGCGGGGCGTCAACGTGGGTGGACATCGAAGATTTCGCCCGAGCCTGCTCGCGAAGGAGCTGGGTAAATACGACGTCGTGAACGTCGGCGCGACGGGCACCTTTGTCGTGCGCAGGCCGGAATCGCGAGCGCGCTTTCGCGCCGCGCTGCTCGAGAAGCTGCCGTTCGACGCGGTGGTTGCACTGTGCGACGGCCATGACGTGGCGGCGCTCGCGTCCGACAACCCGTTCGAAGGAAATCCGGCTCGTCCCGACGTCGTGCGGTTCGTGAGCATTCTCTCGAAAGCGGGCCACGTTCCCAATCGGCTACCGGTCGTGCTACCGGACGAGGGAGAGTGGTTCGTACGCGTCATCGGGTCGAGGAAGCGATTCGTCTTTGGCGAATATCGCCGCCACATGAAGACCATCGGCTACCTCGGCAAGATCGACAAGCTGTTTGGCGCGCCGGTCACGACGCGGAACTGGAACACGATGCTGTCGATCGTGCGGATCCTGAAAGTCGGCGAATCCGCCGGCGAATGAGCCACGTACGGTAGGCGTTCTCGTCCCGCTGCTCCCCCCCGCGCCGACCCGTCAGTTCTTCCCGCCCGTTTCGTTCGGAGCGAACACTATGGAACGTCTGCTCGCAGATCTCCGAGTCGCACTTCGCCGAGTGCGCAAACGCGTCGGCTTCACCATCGTCGCCGTGCTGTCCCTCGCACTCGGGATCGGGGCCAACACCGCAATCTTCAGCCTCGTCGATGCCATTCTGCTGAGGCGCGCGCCGCTGCCCGATGCCGCGCGCGTCGCGGAGATCTATCAGAAGCAGCCGGATTTCCCGTTCTCGCCGTTCTCGTATCCCGACTACCGCGATTTCCGCGACGCGACCCATTCCATCTTTTCGCAAGTGTCGCTGTCGCGCTACACGGCGGCCTCGCGCGACATGGGCGATCACGTCGAGCCGATGATGGGCGAGATGGTGAATGGCGATTATTTCCCATTGCTCGGGATCAAGCCAGTCATTGGCAGACTCCTCGGCAACGAAGATGACATATCGCCGGGCGGGCACGCGGTGATCGTGCTCTCATACCAGTACTGGCAGCGCGACTTCAACGGCGACCCGCACGTGGTCGGCAAGCCACTGCGCCTCGCTGGCCGCGAGTACACCGTCGTAGGAGTCGCGCCAAAGTCGTACGGGGGCTCAGTCGCCGGCATCGCGCCGTCGTTCTATGGCTCGGTCCAGATGGTGAACCAGATCGAGGGCGGCAACACGGACGAGCTCACGGCGCGCGGCAACCATTCGGGCTTTCTCAAAGCGCGCCTCGCGCCCGGTGCATCGATGGCGCAAGCGCGTGCGGTGGCAGCGCGCTTCACCGCCGATATGCAGAAGCGCTATCCGAAGGACTGGGCGGGTTCGTCGCTCATTGTCCTGCCAGAGACGGACATTGCCGTCAACCCCCTGCTCGACAGTGTCGTCGTGCCGGCAGCGGGAGCCCTCATGGTCGTCGTGGGACTCGTCCTCCTCGTCGCCTGCGCGAATCTCGCCAGCTTCCTGTTGGCGCAGGCGCGGGATCGCCAGCGAGACATTGCCATTCGTCTGGCGATCGGAGCGAGCCGGCGGACGCTCGTTCAGCAGCTTCTCACTGAATCACTCCTGCTTGCGATCGTCGGCGGTGTCGCGGGGGTGCTCCTCTCGCGCATCGCCCTCGCGGCGCTCCTCGGAGCCAAGCTGCCGGTCCCGCTTCCGATCTCGCTCGACGTCTCGCTCGACGCGCGGGTACTCACGTTCGCGATCGCGGCGTCGGCTGTCGCAGGCCTCCTCTTCGGCCTCGTGCCGGCGCTCCAGGCGACGCGTCCGGCAGTGATCGAGTGGATCAAGAACGAGAACGTCGGCGGTGGGCCGGGCCGTCGCCTAACGATGCGCAGCGCTCTCGTCATCGGCCAGGTTGCCATATCGTTGCTACTGGTCGTGACCGCGGCGCTGTTCCTGCGCAGTCTCCAGGCCAGCATGCATGTGGACCCTGGCTTCGGCAAGGCGCCGGCCGCCATGGTGTGGTTCACGATTCCCGCGGACAAGTTCGACTCCACGCGGCGGGTCGCGGTGCTCGACGAGATCGAGCGACGCAGCGCCGCGGTCCCAGGGGTTCGTTCGGTTGGCGTGACCGACAACATCCTTCTCAATCCGCTGAGCCAGCAAGGGAAGCGGATCAACGTCGCCGGCTTCACCCCACCGAAGGGACAGCTGGGCTTCGACATCGATTACGCTGCCGCGGACTCCGGCTTCTTCGACGCGGCCGGCGTGACCATTCTGCGCGGACGAAACTTCACCACGGCCGATGGTCCCAGCGCGCCCCGGGTCGCGATCATCAACGAAGTGCTCGCTCAGCGTTTCTGGCCGAACCAGGATGCAATCGGCCAGACCTTCCGCGCCGACACGACGACGTTTCGCGTGATCGGCGTCGCTCGGACGACGAAGGTGCGCTCGTTAGGCGAAGCGCCACGGCCTTTCATCTTCGGCGCCTACAAGCAGCAATTCTCGAACAATCCCATGCTCATCGCCCGCACAGACGGCAACGCCGAACGAACGGCGGTGCGACTCCTCGCCGTGCTGCGGGAGACCTCGCCGGATCTGCTCCTGCTGCAAACGAAGACGATGTCGAGCCATCTCGCGGCGATGGTGCTGCCGGCCCGACTCGGCGCGATCGCGTTCTCGCTCTTCGCCGGCCTCGCGCTGGCGCTGTCGGTGCTCGGTGTGTACGGCGTGGTCAGCTACGCCGTTGCGCGACGGACGCGAGAGGTGGGGATCCGGCTCGCGGTCGGGGCATCGCCGGCTGGAGTCGTCAGGCTCCTGATGCGCGAGGGGATGACACTCGTCGTCGTCGGCGCCGCGATCGGCATCGCGTTAGGTCTCGTGGCGACGCGACTGCTCGAGGCGCTCCTGTTCGGTGTGCGCGCCGGGGATCCGCTCACCTTCGTCGGTGCGCCGCTGCTGTTGCTTGCGGTCGGCGCGGTGGCCTCACTCTTACCAGCGCGACGCGCGAGCCGTATCGATCCCGCGCGAGTACTCAAGACGGAGTGAGGGGTGAGAAGGGGCTAGGGGGATACGGGCTAGAGATTCAGACCCTAGCCCCTATGCCCTAGACCCTAGCCCCTCAACGTATACGTGTCGACGACGATGCCGCTGGCGTAGGCAACGGATTTCTGCAGCGCAAGCGCCGTGCGCTGTGAGAAGATCCGCAATCCTTTCCCGATCGCCACGGGATTGATGAAGAGATTCAACTCGTCGATGAGCCGATTCTCAATGAGCGATGAGACGAACGTCGCGCCGCCGTAGACGACGAGGTCCTTGCCGGGTTGATTCTTCAGACGGTTGACCGCCTCGGCCAGCGGACCGTTCTCGACGCGCACATTCTTGCCGTCGATCTTCTTGGCGCTCTTGCTGAAGACCACCTTCGGCATGCCGACCATCTTCTTCGCGAACTCGTATTCCGGGCTGTCGGGCTTCACGTTCTCCCAGTATTTGACGAAACCCTCGGTCATCTTCCGGCCCATGAGGATCGTGTCGCTCGAGTCGGTGAGATGGGTGATGAACGCGAGGAGCTTGTCGTCCATGTCGAAGGTCATCCAGTCGAGTTGCCCTTCCGGTCCGGCGACGAAGCCGTCGACCGACAACTGCATCTGAAGCTTGAGCTTTTTCATGAGTCGCCTCGTGAATCCTGTTTATTAGGCGTCGAACGAGCAGGCCGGTTATCGACATGCGACAAGCGACTCTTTGAAAGCGTTCACCGAGGAAGCACCTGCACCTCGACCCCGCTTGCCGCATCACGTCCGACCCAGACGCGCTCGGTTGCTTTGATGAAATCGCTTGCCTTTGCCTCGTAGATGTTCGGGACGTAGCGCTGCGGGTTGCGATCGAACGCCGGGAACCAGCTGCTCTGCACCTGCACCATGATGCGATGTCCTTTCCTGAACGTGTGCAGGACGTCCTGGAGCCGGAACGCGAGGCTGGTCACCTGGTTCGGCGTGAAGGCTGTGGGCGTCGCGAAGGAGTTGCGGAAGCGGCCGCGCATGATCTCGCCGCGCACGAGCTGCTGGTAGCCGCCCAGGTGCACGCTCGTATCCGGCTGGTAGGGGCTGTCCGGCATGTCGGGCGGGTAGACGTCGATCAGCTTCACGACGAAGTCGGCGTCCGACCCGGTAGTGCTCACGTGAAGTCGCGCCGTGATCTCGCCACCTAACGTGACGTCGTCGCGCAACGTATCGCTCTGGAAGACGAGAACGTCCGGCCGCGACGTGAAGCAGCGCTGGTCGTCACTCATGTAATGATAGAGCGTCAGCCCCTCGATCGTGGGCTCGACGCATCGGCTCGGCACCGGCTTCATCGGATCGCTCGGGTACTCGAGCGAGACGTGGCTCCCGGGCGGCACCGTCGTCGTGAGTGACCCGTCGGCGTGGAAGTAGTACATGCGCCTCGTAGCGTTAGGCGCAGGCCATCGGCTGAACCGCTCCCACTCCTTTCGTCCCGTGTCGAACATGAGCGCCTCCGGGAGCGTGCTCGCGCCGCTGCCCTTGAGATACGCACCGAAGAAAGGCGCCTCGACGTCGCGCTGGAACTTCGTCTCGAGCGAATCGCCGAAGTAGATGTCGCCGTGCACGGTGTGGACGACGTTTCGCGCTCCCCAGCCGCCATGCCGGAACGGACCCATGACGATGCGTGCGTTGGCTGCGTTATCGTACTTGCGAAGTGTCTTATAGACCGTGAGCGGCCCGTACAGATCTTCCGCGTCGAACCAGCCACCGACGATGAGGAGCGCGTGCTTCACGCCACGCAGATCCGGCGGCACGGCACGCGTCTGCCAGAACGCGTCATAGTTTGGATGCGTGATGATGTCCCGCCAGAGCGTGTTGTTCCTGTAGAAGCGCTCGGTCGTATTCGACAACGGGCCTAACGAGAGCTGGTAGAAGTAGTCGTCGGGCGTGCCGCGGGCGGCGATCTTCTCGACCTCGGGTCCCCACCAGTTCTCGGTCGTCAACGAGGGACGTGGGATGCCGAAGATCGGATAGGCGTAGAAGTAGGCCTGCGTCAAAGCGCCGTTATGATGGAAGTCCTCGAAGAAGAAATCGGTCACCGGCGCCTGTGGCGAGGACGCGACAAGGGCCGGATGACGCGAGAGCGCGCCCATCGACGCATAGAAGCCGGGATAGCTGACTCCCCACTGGCCGACACGTCCATTGTTGACTCGGACGTTCTTGAGCAACCACTCAATGGTGTCGTATGTGTCCGACGCCTCATCGATGGCCTTCGGGTCGCGCGCCTTGATCGAGTCCGGAACGAATGGCCGCGCGTTGACGAACTCCCCTTCCGACATGTACCGGCCGCGAACGTCCTGATAGACGAAGATGTACTTCTCACGAAGCATGAAGCGATCGGGGCCCAGCATCGCCGGATAAGAGGTAGGCCCGTAGGGCGCCACCGAATAGCAGGTGCGCTGGATGACGATCGGGTACCGGTTCGCGTCCGATGCGTCGTTCGGGACGTAGGCGATCGTGAAGAGATGCACGCCGTCCCGCATCGGAATGCGAAACTCGTGCTTCGTGTAGTGCTGGCGGACGAACACCGAATCGGCGACGTTCGGCCCTTGCGCGAGCGCGCGGCTCGCGAGTGCAATGCACGCCGCCGAAAGAGTGAGTGTACGAATGGAAAGTTGCATTTGGCGAATGGAGATCACTGCCGACGCATCGAGATTCCCGAGTTGATCAGATCATCTCCTGGCATCTCAATTGCCTCTGAAATTACGCCTCTTCCCGACAGGATGAACGACCACTTCATCCGGTTGCTTCGGTTTTCACTCTCTAAAGCCCGCGCTTCGCTCCTCGTCGCGGCGAGCCTTGCTGTAGCCGTCGCGTTTCCAGCCGTTGGACAACGCCCCGAACCGCCGGACACCACGAAGACCGATTCGGTGAGCCGCCGCCCGGTGATCTTGCCGACGGTGCATACCGAGGAGACGCGCGTCGAACGAAAGCTATTCGACGCCAAGCCTAACGTGAGCGACCTCTCGATCAGCGCACGAGACC is part of the Gemmatimonadaceae bacterium genome and encodes:
- a CDS encoding ABC transporter permease; translated protein: MERLLADLRVALRRVRKRVGFTIVAVLSLALGIGANTAIFSLVDAILLRRAPLPDAARVAEIYQKQPDFPFSPFSYPDYRDFRDATHSIFSQVSLSRYTAASRDMGDHVEPMMGEMVNGDYFPLLGIKPVIGRLLGNEDDISPGGHAVIVLSYQYWQRDFNGDPHVVGKPLRLAGREYTVVGVAPKSYGGSVAGIAPSFYGSVQMVNQIEGGNTDELTARGNHSGFLKARLAPGASMAQARAVAARFTADMQKRYPKDWAGSSLIVLPETDIAVNPLLDSVVVPAAGALMVVVGLVLLVACANLASFLLAQARDRQRDIAIRLAIGASRRTLVQQLLTESLLLAIVGGVAGVLLSRIALAALLGAKLPVPLPISLDVSLDARVLTFAIAASAVAGLLFGLVPALQATRPAVIEWIKNENVGGGPGRRLTMRSALVIGQVAISLLLVVTAALFLRSLQASMHVDPGFGKAPAAMVWFTIPADKFDSTRRVAVLDEIERRSAAVPGVRSVGVTDNILLNPLSQQGKRINVAGFTPPKGQLGFDIDYAAADSGFFDAAGVTILRGRNFTTADGPSAPRVAIINEVLAQRFWPNQDAIGQTFRADTTTFRVIGVARTTKVRSLGEAPRPFIFGAYKQQFSNNPMLIARTDGNAERTAVRLLAVLRETSPDLLLLQTKTMSSHLAAMVLPARLGAIAFSLFAGLALALSVLGVYGVVSYAVARRTREVGIRLAVGASPAGVVRLLMREGMTLVVVGAAIGIALGLVATRLLEALLFGVRAGDPLTFVGAPLLLLAVGAVASLLPARRASRIDPARVLKTE
- a CDS encoding CocE/NonD family hydrolase, which codes for MQLSIRTLTLSAACIALASRALAQGPNVADSVFVRQHYTKHEFRIPMRDGVHLFTIAYVPNDASDANRYPIVIQRTCYSVAPYGPTSYPAMLGPDRFMLREKYIFVYQDVRGRYMSEGEFVNARPFVPDSIKARDPKAIDEASDTYDTIEWLLKNVRVNNGRVGQWGVSYPGFYASMGALSRHPALVASSPQAPVTDFFFEDFHHNGALTQAYFYAYPIFGIPRPSLTTENWWGPEVEKIAARGTPDDYFYQLSLGPLSNTTERFYRNNTLWRDIITHPNYDAFWQTRAVPPDLRGVKHALLIVGGWFDAEDLYGPLTVYKTLRKYDNAANARIVMGPFRHGGWGARNVVHTVHGDIYFGDSLETKFQRDVEAPFFGAYLKGSGASTLPEALMFDTGRKEWERFSRWPAPNATRRMYYFHADGSLTTTVPPGSHVSLEYPSDPMKPVPSRCVEPTIEGLTLYHYMSDDQRCFTSRPDVLVFQSDTLRDDVTLGGEITARLHVSTTGSDADFVVKLIDVYPPDMPDSPYQPDTSVHLGGYQQLVRGEIMRGRFRNSFATPTAFTPNQVTSLAFRLQDVLHTFRKGHRIMVQVQSSWFPAFDRNPQRYVPNIYEAKASDFIKATERVWVGRDAASGVEVQVLPR
- a CDS encoding ABC transporter permease, which codes for MLTRLASEFAADVRHAVRQMRRRLTFTATVILTLGLGIGATVALLSVVNALLLRPLPYAHEENVRIFWMDYDWRGEEYDFVRARPGVFEAVAAFSTNGAPYHVSANDPGDAKLLGYTVATSSLFDVLGTHAYQGRTLNVEDDRPGAPLVIVISYGMWKQDLGADPHVIGHQLVLDGKPVTVVGVMPKGFYFPTPEMRAWRPLQLDASTSFYHDVGYLTLLGRIRAGVAPELVQSDIQRIGRALGAQYTYTVGWDKAKNPSSLPVRTYLLGNVRGAVLLLFGAVTLLLLIACANAAALILARTSDRTGELAVRVALGANHRRLARQILTEAFVLALGAAVLGTAIAVGGFGVLIASLPLQGGLDEAVTMGWVTFVAAFILALVVATSIALAPMRNVLRGRLDAIGGLNRERSEMGLRRSTKRIHGALVAGQVTLAVLLVAGATLLVRSVERLRSLDLGFDPRGVSTFTLMPSENEPAESRRQFVRDLAARVSAMPGVTAAGLTNRLPVRDGGFQGPVLPEGHPELEGPKRPNSLYRTATPALFRAMGMHLREGRGIDSTDVAGSLPVTVISESFARRMWPGQSAIGKHINTGYTGTIISRTIVGVAAETRMTTMTGEIPFTMWVPLEQHTAPDGAVLVVRSNGDPASLTTAVRRAAAELDPQVAVARIETMDQVLATALAQPLRLRFFLTLFGALALALGAIGVYGVVSYSVARRRAEYAIRVALGASPTRVLGEVFQRGLAPVVLGTIVGVLAAVAFGRVLAGVLFGVEPTDPTSIATASGLLLLVGAIATLAPALRAGRTNPASALRSE
- a CDS encoding dihydrofolate reductase family protein, translated to MKKLKLQMQLSVDGFVAGPEGQLDWMTFDMDDKLLAFITHLTDSSDTILMGRKMTEGFVKYWENVKPDSPEYEFAKKMVGMPKVVFSKSAKKIDGKNVRVENGPLAEAVNRLKNQPGKDLVVYGGATFVSSLIENRLIDELNLFINPVAIGKGLRIFSQRTALALQKSVAYASGIVVDTYTLRG
- a CDS encoding DUF1697 domain-containing protein; the protein is MALVAFLRGVNVGGHRRFRPSLLAKELGKYDVVNVGATGTFVVRRPESRARFRAALLEKLPFDAVVALCDGHDVAALASDNPFEGNPARPDVVRFVSILSKAGHVPNRLPVVLPDEGEWFVRVIGSRKRFVFGEYRRHMKTIGYLGKIDKLFGAPVTTRNWNTMLSIVRILKVGESAGE